Sequence from the Streptomyces sp. NBC_00440 genome:
TCCGCGTAAAGACAGGGTATGCGGCGGGTTCTGGTAATTCTCCGTTCTGCCGGATACCCGGCCCCCGGCAGCGGCGCCGGACGAACGCCGGGGCACGCCGGTGCCGCGGACCACCCCAGGTGTCGGGACGGTCCGCGGCACCGGCGGTGTCACCAGGCGACGGGCAGTTCGTGGACGCCGTAGACGGCCATGTCGGTACGGAAGTTGATCTCGTCGAGCGGGCGGTCGAGCCGCAGGCCGGGCAGACGGCGCAGCAGAGCGGGGTAGGCGAGCTGGAGCTCGACGCGGGCGAGGTTCTGGCCGAGGCACTGGTGGGGGCCCGAGCCGAACGCGAGGTGCCTGCGGGCCTGCCGGTCGATGTCGAGCCGGCCGGGCTCCTCGAAGACCTCCGGGTCGCGGTTGGCGACATCGGTGGCGCAGATGACCGCTTCACCGGCCCTGATGAGCTGCCCGCCGACCTCGATGTCCTCGGTGGCGACGCGGCGCCGCCCCAGGTGGGTGATGGACAGATACCGCAGCAGTTCCTCGACCGCGCCCGCGACCCGCTGGGGGCTGCCGTCGCGCACGGCGGCCAGCTGTTCGGGGTTCTGGAGCAGCGCGCAGGTACCGAGGGCGATCATGTTGGCCGTGGTCTCGTGCCCGGCCACCAGCAGCAGCCGCGCCTGTTTGGCGCATTCGTCACGGGTGCTGATCCCGGTGACCAGATAGTCCGCGGCGAGCCGGCTGAGCAGGTCGTCGCCGGGGTGCTCCGCCTTCTTCTGCACCAGGTCGCCCAGGTAGTCGACCAGTTCCTGCGAAGCGTCCAGGGCGTCCTGCGCGCTGCTGCGGGTGTCGACGATGACGGCGCTCGCCCGCTGGAAGAACCCGTGGTCCTCGTACGGGACGCCGAGCAGCTCGCAGATGACCAGTGAGGGCAGCGGCAGCGCGAAGGACGTGACCAGGTCGGCGGGCGGCCCGGTCTTCTCCATGTCGTCCAGCAGTTCGCCGATGATGCGTTCTATGCGCTCCCGCAGCGCCTGGGTCCGTTTGATGGTGAAGTCACCGGTGAACCGCTTGCGCTGCTCGTTGTGTTCCGGTTCGTCCATCGTGATGAACGTGCGGTTGTGGGCGCGGGTCGCCTCGCTGCCCGCGCTGAAGCTCGGGTAGGCGGGCCGCCTGTTGTCGGCGCTGATGCGCTCGTCGCGCAGCAGCGCCACCTGGTCGGCGTGCCGGGTGACGTACCAGGCCGTGGCGCCGTTCCAGAGTGTGACCTTGGAGATCGGCTCCGAGCTGAGCAGCCCGGCCATCTCCGGCGGCGGGTCGAAGGGGCATCCGGCGGCGCGGCGGGTGGTGTACGCGGGTGATGCGGTGGGGACCTCGGTCATCGTCGTCCTTCCACAGTGGGGTGTGAGGTGTTCCGGGAGCCGGGCCGTCCGGTCAGGACAGGGTGATGGCGGCGGCCGGGCAGATCTGCGCGGCCTCCCGCACTGCGGCGTGCTGTTCGGCGGGCGGGCTGCTGTTCAGTACGACGACGATCCCGTCCTCGTCCCGCTGGTCGAACACGTCGGGGGCGGCGAGTACGCACTGGCCCGCAGCACAGCACTTGTCGGTGTCCACGGTGATCTGCACGTCGTTCCTCCAGCACTAGGGGATGGGCGCGTTACTTAACAAAAGTAACTTCCCATCGCGGACGGTAGTACTCCGTTCACCTCCCGGGGAACCCCCGGTCCATGCATGGGGCATCTTTCTGGCCACTTCCCGGACCGGCCACCGGGACAGCCCGGACGCACCATCGGTCCCGGTCAGTCCGTGCGAGTGGGGAGCCGGAACATGCGGCGTACGGGATCATCGTGGCGTGGCCCATCCCGAACCCGGCGGCTCCGCCGCCCAAGACCTCTACAGATCACTCGCCGACCTCGCCTACACCATGGCCGGGAACCGTGCGCACATGCGGCTCCGCGTCCAGGCGGAAGTCGCGGTCGACCGCGCCTCCCTCGCCCTGCTGCGTACCCTCACAGCGGCGCCGTCCCCGCTGCGGATGGGCGAGATCGCGCAGGCCCTGCTGGTGCAGGCGCCCCATGTCACCCGGGAGATCCGCAGCCTGGAGGAGCGCGGCCTGGTGCGCACGGTCCGGGAACCGGGCGACCACCGGGCCCGCCGTATCGCCGTCACCGAGGAGGGCCGTGAGGTCGTGGAACGCGCCGAGGAGGCCGGCCGGCGCTGGCTCGACGACGCCCTGGAGGGTTTCGCCCCGCACGAGCTGATCACGGCGGCCGCGGTGATCAGCCGTGTCGTCGAGGCGTACCGCAACCCCGGAGCAGAGGCTCCTGCGCAGAATCCCTGAGCACAGCCGGGAGCCGCGCGGCCCCGGGCGGCGCGGACGAATGGCGCGATTACGGGGTCTCGCCCACTCCCCCCGCACCGCGCCCCCTCGCCCCCTCGCCCCGGGTGCACGCAGTACGCCCCCGGCGTCCGTGACGTCGAGGGCGTACGCGTATACGGACCGGTGGGGGTCCCGTGGCAGGGCGGTCAGGCGCTCTGCCAGAGCCGGGTCATCACCCGTACACCGAACCGCAGTCCTTCGAGCGGCACCCGCTCGTCCACTCCGTGGAAGAGCCGCCCGTAATTCAGGTCGTGCGGGAGCTTGAGCCCCTTGAAGCCGAAGCACCGGATGCCCAGGTGGGTGAAGGCCTTGGCGTCCGTACCGCCCGGATTGCAGTACGGCACCGGGTGGCCGTCCGGGTCCTCGGCGCGCACCGCGTCGCACATCGCGTCCACCAGCGGGCCGTCGAACGTGGTCTCCATCGCGAGGTCGTGGTTGACCCACTCCCGGCTGACCGAGGGCAGCAGCAGGGAGTCGATGGTGTCGATCAGCTCCTGCTCGTGGCCGGGCAGGAAGCGGCCGTCGACCCGGGCCGTGGCCCGGCCGGGGATGACGTTCGTCTGGTAGCCGGCCTGGAACATGGTGGGGTTCGCGGAGTTGCGGAGCACCACCTGCATGAAGTCCGAGACCGGGCCGAGCCGGGCGAGACTGCCCTCGATGTCGTCCTCGTCGAACTCGACCCCGTACAGCCGGGCGGCCTCGGCGAGCAGGGCCCGCACCGGCTCGATGAGGCGGATGGGGAAGGTCTGGCGCCCGATGCGGGTGAGCGACTCGGCGAGATCGGTGACGGCGTTCTCGTCGTTGGGCGACGAGCCGTGACCGGCCCGGCCGGTGGCGGTCAGCTCCATCCAGGCCATCCCGCGCTGGGCGTTCTCGATCGGGTAGAGCCTGCGGGTGTCGTCGATGGCGAAGGAGAATCCGCCGCCTTCGCCGATCGCCTCGGTGACCCCGTCGAACAGCTCGGGCCGGTTCTCGACGAGCCAGTGGCCGCCGAACCTGCCGCCCGCCTCCTCGTCCGCGAGGAAGGCCAGGACCAGGTCCCTGGAGGGTCGGGTGCCGGTCCGGGCGAAGTGGCGGGCGGTGGCCAGCATGACGGCCACCGTGTCCTTCATGTCGATGGCGCCGCGGCCCCAGAGGTAGCCGTCGCGGATCTCTCCGGAGAACGGCGGCACCTGCCACTCGGAGGCGTCCGCCGGTACGACGTCGAGGTGGCCGTGGACCATCAGCGCACCGCGCTCACGGTCCGCGCCCTCGATACGGGCGATGACGCTGGCCCGTCCTGGCGCGCTCTCGATCAGCTCGGACTCGATACCGGCCTCGGCCAGCCTGGCCACGACCCAGTCGGCGCAGGCGCGTTCATTGCTGATGGGGTTGGAGGTGTCGAAGCGGATCAGTTCGGCACAGAGGTCGACCACTTCGCGCTGTGCCTCTTCGGAGGCGGGGACCAGTCCGGACGCGTTCGTGTCGGGGTCAGGGGTGTTCATGCCGCTCCCACGGGGGTGTTGTTGTCGGCGACGGGGAGGTCCGGGGAGGCCTCCACCGCCGATGTGCCGTACGGCTTGATCCAGCCCAGCAGGCCGAGCGCCGCGTACAGCACGAATGCGGTGATCAGGGAGTTCAGCGCGGGGATGCCGCCGTCGTAGAACTTGCCGACGCAGAACGCCGCGATCCAGATGACCAGGGACATCGGGACCCAGGTGGGCGAGGTGGCCGGCAGGGTCTGCGCCTCGCGGGTCTCGTCCAGTGGCTTGCGCATCCTCCGGACGATCCAGTACTCGGCCACGATGATCCCGCCGATCGGCGGGATGGCGACGCCCAGCAGGGACAGGAAGTCCGTGAAGTGGGTCATGATGCCGACCGCCGACAGCAGGGTGCCCGCGAGCCCCAGCACGATGGTGACCGCGCCGCGGTGCAGACGCTTGCCGAAGACGACCTGGAAGAAGTTGACGACGCCGAGCGAGGAGCCGTACAGGTTCCAGTCGTTGACCTTGGCGGTGGACATCAGCACCACGACCACGCCGACCGCGCCCGAGGTGCTCAGCACGATCTGCGAGACCTGGTTGCTCTTGACGAGGTGGCCGAGCAGTACGCCCGTCATCCCGACGATGTACTCGGAGAGGATCATCGACGAAGCGCTCTGCAGAAAGACGTGCGAGCCCTTCTTGTTGAAGCGGGTCATCTCCGGCGCGACGATCGCACCCGTCATGAAGCCGCCCGCGATGGCGGTGGCGGCCACCGCCAGCGATATGTGCTGGGCCGGCGCCGGCGAGTGGACCAGGTCCATGAAGGAGTGCTTGGTCAGGGTCGAGATGACCGACCAGGCGACCAGCGCGAAGAACAGCGGCGTGACGATCTTGGCGAAGACGGCCATGTACTTGAAGCCGAAGATGACCAGCAGCGTGACGGCCAGCCCGGCCAGCACGCACCACATCCAGGAGGGGCCGCCGACCAGCGAGGAGACGCTGTCCCCGAAGATCGTGTTCTGTACGCCGAACCAGCCCACCAGGCTGACCGCGATGACGAAGCTGACCAGCGCCGAACCGTTGCGGCCGAAGCCGACCCAGCGGGTGAGCAGCGGGGTCGCGAGACCTTCGCGCATTCCGGCCAGGCCGATGGCGAAGATCACGATCTCCAGGGTCACCGCGCCGAGCGTGAAGGCGAGGAACGCCTGGCCGAACGTCATGCCGACACCGATGGTGGCGCCGAGCGTGAACTGGGAGATGGACCCCGACTGGGCCAGCCACTGGAGCAGCATGCTGCCGAAGCCGAAGCGCTTGTCGCGCGGGACGCGGGACAGTGCGTAGTCGTCGCTGCCGATGCCCGTGGTGGCTTCGTCAGCGGGTGGTGAAGTTGCCATTCATGACTCCCTGGGCTGGCGGCCGAGGGTCTGCAGGTGCGACAGCGACCCATAGCGGTTGACGAGGTTGTCGAACTCCACCGTGTCGTGGAAGTCGAGTTGCCCGGCGGCGTAGACCTTGGCGGTCTCGACGGCGAAGCGGGCGGCGGAAGCGATGTCCGTCTCGTGGCTCGCGCCCGTCTGGCAACCGGGCACCGCGGCAGCCGACGTGATGGCGAGGCCGACGACCGGAGCGGCGGTCGCCGTGGCGGGCTGCAGAATCGAATTGATGTGGTGTGCCCCATTACCGTACGGAGTGATGTCCTGTGTCGTCACGGGGTATGTGACCAACGGCTCACCCGTCACGACGGCGAGCAGCTCACCGAGCTGCTCGCTCACCCGCAGCACCCAGCCCTCCTTGACGGTGGGCGACAGGGCGAGGCCCTTGTGGTTGATGATGCGGTTGCCCTTGGTGGTGTCGATGGAGAGCACCGCCTCCATCTCGTCCGTGACCTCGTGGCGGTTCATGGTGGCGATGTCCACCGGCGAGCCCATGAACGGCACCGGGTCGTGCGGTTCGGTGGGCGCGTCCGGGCAGATGTGGGTGGCGACGATCACGTCACCGGGCAGGACATCGCCGCGGCGGCGCATATCGAGCAGCTTGGCGGCCGTGGCCAGCGCGGCGGCGGCTCCGTCGGCGTCCGAGACGAGTCCCGTCACCTCCGGCCGGGCGCCCACTCCCCCGAGCCGGCCGACCACACCGAGGGTGCGGGCCGTACCGCCCGAGGACCGGCCGTGGCTGCCCGGGATGCGGATCTGTACGAAGTCGGTGGAGCCGCGCTCACCGGCCACCGTGGTGATCCCGGCGCCCGACCCCTCGGGACCCGCTACCGCGTCGAGGTACTCGACGACGCGCTTTCCGTCGGCCGCGGGATCGTCCAGCAGATCCACGATGTCCAGGACGTACTTCAACATGAGGGGCCTTTCTCGCTGCGTCGCACCCGCTGAGTTCCGGGGGTGCTGACAGCAGATTCGGGATCCGATAGCGTTGAGCGCAACTGTTTCCCTCTATTTGCAATTCGGGTCTGGATGGTGAGATGACGATGGCCGAGATCGACCTGGACCGTCGCAAGCCCGCGGGCGCGCTGCAGACCGTCGACCGGGCGCTGCTCGTCCTGCTGGCCTTCGAGCGGACCCGGCCCGACTGGGGGGTGACCGAGGTGGCGGCCGAATTCGGCTGGGACACCTCCGTCGCCCAGCGCCTGCTGTCGACGCTGGCCGGCCGCGGCTTCCTGGTCTCCGACCCGGCGACCAGGCGCTACCGCATCGGCCCCGCCGTGCTGCGGCTGAGCCGGCAGTGGGAGCGCTCGGGCTCCCTCGAACTGCTGGCGGGGCCGGTGCTGGAAGAGCTGTGCCACACCACCGGTGACACCGTGCTCTTCTGCCTGCCGGACAGCTTCCATATGCGCTGTGTGGCGGCCGAGGAGGGCGAAGCGGGACCGTTGCGGTACTACCCGCTGGTCGGCGAGCTGTATCCGGCGCACGCGGGCGCCACCAGCAAGTCGTACTACGCGTTCCTGCCGGACGACCAGCGCCACCGGCTCTTCCGCGCCCGCCCGATGGCCCGCTTCACCGACCGCACCGTCACCGACGCCGACCTCCTGGAGGAGGAGTTCCGGCGCATCCGTGCCCAGGGATACGCCTGGACGGTCGGCGAATACGACAACGGGATCGCCACGCTCGCCGTCCCGGTGTTCCTCGGCCGGGAGCCGTACGGCAGTCTCAGCCTGGGCGGCGCCGAGCAGCGCTTCGCCGACGGCCCCGAGCCCCGCCTCGACAGTCTCAGAAAGGCCGCCCAGCTCCTGGAGAAGCGGCTCACCCACCCGCCCCAGCGCACCCGGCGCCCACGCGCCTGACCCCCTCCCCCCTCCCTCCGGAGAGAACCGAACCTCCCCCGGAACACTGCCCCTTCACTGAAAGAGCGCCACCGTGAATCTCCTGCTGCTGTCCAACTCCACCCAGTACGGACGCGGTTACCTGGAACACGCCCTGGACACCGTCACCGGCTTCCTGCCGCAGGGCGCCAGGCTCGCCTTCGTCCCCTATGCCCTGGCCGACCACGACACGTACACGGCACGGGTGCGCGGCGCGCTGGAACCGGCCGGGATCTCCGTGCGCGGTGTCCACGAGAACAGCGACCCGCTGGCCGAACTGGCCGCAGCGGACGCCGTGTTCATCGGCGGCGGGAACTCCTTCCGCCTGCTGAGCGCCCTGTACCGTACGGGTCTGCGCGAGGCGGTACGCGACGCCGTGCGCGGCGGGCTCCCCTATATGGGTGCCAGCGCGGGCACCAACATGGCCGCGCCCACGCTCCGTACCTCCAACGACATGCCCATCGTGCAGCCGCCGTCCTTCGACGCGCTCGGCCTTGTGCCCTTCCAGATCAACCCGCACTACCTCGACCCGGACCCGGGCAGCACGCACAAGGGCGAGACGCGCGCCGAGCGTCTGACGGAGTTCCTGGAGGAGAACGACGTGCCCGTGCTGGGGCTGCGCGAGGGCAGCTGGCTGCGGGTGGACGGAGCGGTGGCCACGCTCGCCGGGGAACGCCCCGGTGTCCTGTTCACCCGGGGTGCGCCCGCCCGGGAGCTGCCGGTGGACAGCGATGTCTCCGGGCTGCTCGGCACCGAGCCGCGGTTCGACTCACCGGCGGCGTGAGAGACACCACACGCTGAAGCGGCGGCGGGGCTCGGCACCGGCCGCCCGGCCGCAGACCGCGCCCCGCCGCCCCCGGTACCACCCGCCGTTCAGCCGGAAGTCACCCGCTGCCCATGATTTGGCTCCCCCCAGGGCACCGTCTACAGTCCTGTAGATACATGTCAGACCGTGGATGCCGCACGTCTCCCGCGGAGCGGGCAGCCCCGACCGAGCTGAGAGTTCCCGCCTGATGACTGCTGTCTCCCCGATGCCGCTGGCCTTCAACGGCTCTCACATCGACGGTTCGCTGTTCACCACCGTCACGGACTTCGCACGTGACACCCGGTGGCTGAACGCGCCGCTGGAATCGTGGACCAACATCGGTCTGGGCGTGTTCGCGATCCTCATGATCGTCGGGTGGTGGCAGGCCCGGCGCCGCGACAGCGCGTCGATGGCTCTCGCCCTGGCCGTGCCGGTGAGCGTCGTGGTCGCCTTCGCCGCGGCCGAGGTGGTCAAGAAGCTCGTGTCGGAGGTGCGGCCCTGCCGCTCGATGCCGCACGCGTTCATCGTCGAGACCTGCCCGGCCCCGTCCGACTTCGCTTTCCCCAGCGGTCACACCACGACGGCAGCGGCGACCGTCGCCGCCCTCTACCTGCTGAACCGGAAGCTGTGCGCCATCGCCGCCCTTTTCGCGCTCTTCGAGGGCTTCACCCGCGTCTACGTCGGCGCGCACTACCCCCACGACGTCCTCGGCTCGGCCCTCCTCGCCCTGCCCATCGCATTCCTGACCAGCCTGGCCCTGCGCCGCCTGGCCACCCCGCTGGTCGAGCGGCTGCGTACCGGAGTCCTGGCTCCCGTCCTGACGGCGGGACCGGCCGGCGCCCACGCGGCCGGCTGACACACCGGCCCACTGGCACACCGCCCGGCGACCGTCCGCGTGCGGCGCCCTCAGCCCCAGAACGCCTGGGCCAGTGAGGCGCCCGCGAACGCCGCGCCCAGCCCCGCCACCACGCTCGCCGTGACGTTCACCGCGGCGAAGAAGCGGGCCCCGTCCTGCGCCAGGCGCAGCGTCTCGTACGAGAACGTCGAGTACGTCGACAACGCCCCGCAGAGCCCCGTCCCGATCAGCAGCTGCACCTGGGACGACGCGGCCCCGGCGGCAACCGCGCCGGTGACAAGGCCCAGGACCAGGCAGGCGGAGACGTTGACGGCGAAGGTCCCCCAGGGGAAGACGGTGTCGTGCGACGCCTGGACCCTGCGGTCGGCGAGATAGCGCAGCGGGGCGCCGACGGCCGCCCCCACGATCACGAGCAGCCAGTTCAACGTTCCTCCTCGCAGCTGGTTCGGCAGGCGCTCGCACCGGCGCCCGCGCTCCCCTGGGTGCCGGCGTCCGCACGGATGTCCGCGGTCACGGGCCCGGTCATGAGCGCCTCCCTGCGACGAAGCGGCGGGTCAGGGACGCCGTGGCCCAGACGGCCGCCAGCGCCGAGAGCAGCGTGAGCGCCAGATACGCGAGCGCGGTGCGGGCGTGTCCGCCGTTGACGAGCCCCTGGATGTCCACGGTGTACGTGGAGAAGGTGGTGAAGCCGCCCAGGACCCCGGTGCCGAAGAAGGGGCGTACGAGCCGGTGGACCGACCGGGCCTCGGCGATGAGTACCATGAACACCCCGATGACCGCGCAGCCCGCGGTGTTGACCACCAACGTCGTCCAGGGAAAGGCCCCGCCGGCCGTGGGCCACAGGAGCCCGGCGCCGTACCGTGAGGACGCCCCGGCGATGCCGCCGAGTGACACCGCCGTCACGACAGGCCACTGCGCGATCGGCTGCCCAGCGGCCGGTCCACGCTGCACGGGGACGGGGAGGCCCGCGTCGGGGCCGGAACTGACGGGGTCGTCCTTCATCGGGACGGGGGCCTCTGCCACGTGGTTCTCCTACTCGGCGGTCACCGCGCGCACCGGGGCGCGCACCATCGCAAGTAGGGACCGTTGGCGGCACGATCGCCGCAGTTCGGGTACGGCGGGCCCCACCGCCGCGCGTGAGGCCACCGGCCCCTCGCTCCTCCGGATCATACCGTGCGGCCCCTGGCCCGCTCCAGGCGCCGGCGGCCCGTGGTGGCGGCCCCCGTGGTGCGGAACACCGTGTCGGCTGCAAGCCTCGGACACCACGACCCTCGATCGTTCCGAGGCCGTGAGCACGCGTCGGATCCGGGACCATGAGCACCGCACCACGAGCGCGACGGCAGGGAGGAGACCCGGTGGGCACGATCACCGACTGGCTGTCCGGGCTGTCGGGCGCCGCTGTCTACGCCGTCGTCGCCGGTCTGGTTTTCTGCGAGGACGCGCTGTTCTTCGGCTTCGTCATCCCCGGCGAGAGCGCTGCCGTGATCGGAGGCGTACTCGCCGCACGGCACCAGGTGTCCATCTACTGGCTCGCCCTCATCGTGGTGGCAGCGGCCGTCGCCGGAGACTCCGTCGGATATGAGATCGGCCGCAGATTCGGGCCGCGGCTGCTGGCGGCGCGGTCGCTGCGCCGCCACCGGAACAGCATCGAGTCCGCCCGGGACCTGATCCGCCGCAGGGGGCCGGTGGCCGTCTTCCTGGGCCGGTTCGTGGCGTTCTTCCGGGCTGTCATGCCGGCGCTCGCCGGTGCATCGGGCATGCCCTACCGCACCTTCCTCCTCTTCAACGCGCTGGGCGGCCTCGTCTGGGGTGTCGGCTTCACCTTGATCGGTTACGCCGCGGGCAACGCGTACAGCAGCATCGAGCACTTCGTCGGCCGGGGCGCCGCCCTGGTGTTCGTGGCGCTGGTCGTCGTCGTGCTGGTGGTCAGGCACGTCCGGCGGCGCCGCAGGGACAGCGAGAACGGCGATGCCGCCGCCGGCGACGAGCACGTCGGCGGTGGCACGTCCGGGGAGCCGGAGGACGGCGGCGCCGACAGCGACGGCACCGCGCGCCACGACGACTGAGCACCCGGGGCCGGCGTCCTACGGCGCCGGGGGAACGCGCAGCGCCAGTACCGCGATGTCGTCGAAGTGGCCGTCCGTGAGCCGTACCAGCAGTTCGTCGCAGAAGGTCTGGAGCGGCTCGCCGGCCAGGCTCGCCGTGTGCTGCCGCAGCCTGGTGAATCCCCGGTCGATGTCCTCGCCGGGGCGTTCGATGAGCCCGTCCGTGTACAGCAGCAGGGTGGAGCCCGGTTCCAGTACGGCCAGCGCGTCCTCCCGCTCGATGGCGGGATCCACTCCGAGGACCGGGGCCAGCCCCTCCTCCAGCAGTCTGCTGCTGCCCGTGGGGCTGGTCAGCACGGGGGGCGGGTGCCCGGCGTTGGTCCAGTGCACGAACCACGGCCCGGTCGGGGGCGTGTAGACGCGTGCGATGGCGCCCGTGACCAGTTCGGTGTTGCTCAGCCCCTGCATGACATTGTCCAGACGGCGCATCACCCCTGCGGGCGAGTCTCCGCTGTCGTACGCGAGTGACCGCAGCATGTTGCGCAGCTGCCCCATTCCCACGGCGGCGGTGAGATCGTGTCCGACGACGTCACCGATGGCCAGCATGGTCGAGCCGTCGCAGAGCCTGAAGGCGTCGAACCAGTCACCACCGACTTCAGCCCCCTCCCGGGCCGGCACATACCGGGCCGCGAGTTCCAGGTGCTCGATTCCCGACAGATCGGGCAGAAGCGAGAGCTGCAACTGCTCAGCCGTACGCAGCTGGATCGCGTACAGCCGGGCGTTCTCGACGGCGAGCCCGGCCCGGTGCCCCAGGTCGGCCACGAGGGAGATCTCCTCCTCCCCGAACGGCTCGGTGGAGCCGGTACGGACGAGGCTGAGGGCGCCGAACACCTCCCGGCGCACCTGGAGCGGCATGATCAGCACCGTCCTGGCTTCGAGGGCACGGTAGAGCTCCAGCTGCGCGGACTGGAGGGAGCCGGCCGCCGCGTGCGCTCCGAAGTCCGTCACCGTCACCGGTCCGGCTCCGCGCAGCACCCGGGCCAGCGGTGCGGAGAACTCGTCGGACCAGGGCAGGCTCTCCGGCGCCGGTGGCAGCTCCCGTGCCGGGTCGCGGTGCACGGCGGCCAGCCGCCGCACCCCGCCGTCCTCGACCAGATCCACCACACACGCGTCGGCCACCTGAGGGACGATCAGCCGTGCCAGCCGGTTGAGCGCCTCGTCCGCGTCGAGAACACTCGACAGGGCGGTACTGGCATCAGCGAGCAGCCGCAGGCGGGCGGTCGCCCGCTCCAGATCCTGTCTGACCGCCGCGAGCCGGTCCTCCGCGTCGTCTGTGGCCACACCGCAAGTCTGCACGAGACGCACCGCACCACCACCTGGACGGCACCGGACCGCCTCCGGCTGCCCGTACCCGGTCACCCGCCGCGGTACGCGGACGGCGTCCGACACCCCCGGTGCGCGCCGTCACCAGCTGATCGTCGGGTTGGAGTTCGCGTCCCACTGGTTGAGGATGCCGTCCCAGTCGTGCATCTGACCGGTGGTGAAATCGGCGAGCGGGGGCTGCGGGTCCCAGGGGTTCTGCTGGTGGACCGGCTGGTGCTGGGCGGGGTGGTACCACTGCTGGGACGGTGCGGCGGCAGCCGCCTCGGCACCGGAGCGGCGGTGGCGCCCGGAGCGGTCGGCGGGAGGCTGCGGGGCGTACGCGAGACGGCCCTGGGTCTCCAGAAAGCGCGCCCTGGCGACCAGGTGGGCCAGATCGAGACCGAGCTCGTTCGCCAGTACGGAGAGATCGACCCCGGTACTCCAGGCACCGACCAGCACGGCGTCCACGGCTGGCGACGCGACGGGCTCATGGAGCGGCTCCTCGGGAACGGGAGCGGCTCCGGGGACCTGCGCGGGGCGCGGCCCCGGGATGGTCGTGTGGAATGGCTGAGCGACGTCCGGTTCCGGCTGCAGCTGAACGCTGTCCGCGCAGTCCATCGGAGACGGCTCGGGGAGCTGCTCGGCCGTGTGCTCCGCCAGAAGCGCCTGTGCCACCGCCCGGGCGTCGTCCTTGCCCACAGTGCGCCGGGCGAGGCGCACTTCACGCTCGGGGAGCCCCAGCAGCCCCGCGACGGTCCCGTCGCTCCCCAGCGTCACCGCGAACGCGGCAAGCGTCCGCGTACGCACCGCGTGCCCTTCGTCCAGCGCGCCCTGCGCACGGCGCACCTCTTCGTCATTCGCGCAGAACGCCTGTGCCAGGACGGCATGACGCTCCCACAGCTCCCTGGGATCCATGCCCGCACCAACGCCGCATTGCCCGTTTTGAAGCGACTTCACAATGAATTGCACCGCAAAAGGTGAAATCACAGTTTATCGTTCTGTCGCGTTCGGAGTTACCCCGGCGGGCGGCGGTCGTTACCCCCGTCATGAACGCACGCGCGCCCGCTACCACCACGGCCAGAGGCTCAGGGGTCTTCATTCCGCCCCCCGCACAGGCCCAGCGGGTACCCCCGCCGCAGCTGATGGCGCCCCAAGTCCCTCCCCCGCCACCGGGCAGGCATTCGAGGGCGCACGCATTCGGGCGATTGGAGGCACGGACTCCGCTGTACTCCGAGCTGGCCGCCCAGTGGACGGCACGCGGCGCCACGGTGCCGGGTGTGCCCGACCCCGAGTGGCAGCGCCTGGTCTCCTACGAAGCCCTCCTCGTCGAAGTCGAGTCCGTCCTCAGGGACCTGCGCCCGCACCGGGCGGAGACACGGCTCCTGTCCGGCCGGACGGCAGCCGGTACCTGACGGGAGCGCACAGCTGCCCGCCGGCGCTGTTCCGGGCCCTCCTCAAGGAGAGCCCGGAACAGGGTT
This genomic interval carries:
- a CDS encoding PP2C family protein-serine/threonine phosphatase — protein: MATDDAEDRLAAVRQDLERATARLRLLADASTALSSVLDADEALNRLARLIVPQVADACVVDLVEDGGVRRLAAVHRDPARELPPAPESLPWSDEFSAPLARVLRGAGPVTVTDFGAHAAAGSLQSAQLELYRALEARTVLIMPLQVRREVFGALSLVRTGSTEPFGEEEISLVADLGHRAGLAVENARLYAIQLRTAEQLQLSLLPDLSGIEHLELAARYVPAREGAEVGGDWFDAFRLCDGSTMLAIGDVVGHDLTAAVGMGQLRNMLRSLAYDSGDSPAGVMRRLDNVMQGLSNTELVTGAIARVYTPPTGPWFVHWTNAGHPPPVLTSPTGSSRLLEEGLAPVLGVDPAIEREDALAVLEPGSTLLLYTDGLIERPGEDIDRGFTRLRQHTASLAGEPLQTFCDELLVRLTDGHFDDIAVLALRVPPAP
- the pepE gene encoding dipeptidase PepE — its product is MNLLLLSNSTQYGRGYLEHALDTVTGFLPQGARLAFVPYALADHDTYTARVRGALEPAGISVRGVHENSDPLAELAAADAVFIGGGNSFRLLSALYRTGLREAVRDAVRGGLPYMGASAGTNMAAPTLRTSNDMPIVQPPSFDALGLVPFQINPHYLDPDPGSTHKGETRAERLTEFLEENDVPVLGLREGSWLRVDGAVATLAGERPGVLFTRGAPARELPVDSDVSGLLGTEPRFDSPAA
- a CDS encoding IclR family transcriptional regulator, whose amino-acid sequence is MAEIDLDRRKPAGALQTVDRALLVLLAFERTRPDWGVTEVAAEFGWDTSVAQRLLSTLAGRGFLVSDPATRRYRIGPAVLRLSRQWERSGSLELLAGPVLEELCHTTGDTVLFCLPDSFHMRCVAAEEGEAGPLRYYPLVGELYPAHAGATSKSYYAFLPDDQRHRLFRARPMARFTDRTVTDADLLEEEFRRIRAQGYAWTVGEYDNGIATLAVPVFLGREPYGSLSLGGAEQRFADGPEPRLDSLRKAAQLLEKRLTHPPQRTRRPRA
- the crcB gene encoding fluoride efflux transporter CrcB translates to MNWLLVIVGAAVGAPLRYLADRRVQASHDTVFPWGTFAVNVSACLVLGLVTGAVAAGAASSQVQLLIGTGLCGALSTYSTFSYETLRLAQDGARFFAAVNVTASVVAGLGAAFAGASLAQAFWG
- a CDS encoding DedA family protein; protein product: MGTITDWLSGLSGAAVYAVVAGLVFCEDALFFGFVIPGESAAVIGGVLAARHQVSIYWLALIVVAAAVAGDSVGYEIGRRFGPRLLAARSLRRHRNSIESARDLIRRRGPVAVFLGRFVAFFRAVMPALAGASGMPYRTFLLFNALGGLVWGVGFTLIGYAAGNAYSSIEHFVGRGAALVFVALVVVVLVVRHVRRRRRDSENGDAAAGDEHVGGGTSGEPEDGGADSDGTARHDD
- a CDS encoding phosphatase PAP2 family protein — encoded protein: MTAVSPMPLAFNGSHIDGSLFTTVTDFARDTRWLNAPLESWTNIGLGVFAILMIVGWWQARRRDSASMALALAVPVSVVVAFAAAEVVKKLVSEVRPCRSMPHAFIVETCPAPSDFAFPSGHTTTAAATVAALYLLNRKLCAIAALFALFEGFTRVYVGAHYPHDVLGSALLALPIAFLTSLALRRLATPLVERLRTGVLAPVLTAGPAGAHAAG
- a CDS encoding fluoride efflux transporter FluC — encoded protein: MKDDPVSSGPDAGLPVPVQRGPAAGQPIAQWPVVTAVSLGGIAGASSRYGAGLLWPTAGGAFPWTTLVVNTAGCAVIGVFMVLIAEARSVHRLVRPFFGTGVLGGFTTFSTYTVDIQGLVNGGHARTALAYLALTLLSALAAVWATASLTRRFVAGRRS